GCACCGATTCGTTTTCTTTCATAGTCACTCCGTTGTCTCCTCAATCAGAACAGCTTATTTTCACCCGTTCGATGGGTAGACCCCTAAATCTATAGATCTGAATTACTTCCGGAATTCTCTTTTGAATTTCCAGTGTATATAGGGGATCAGTAACTACAAGAAACAGAACCCCCTCCCGGTAATCAGCCGGTCGGGAAAAGGTGGCCAGTTCGGGAAAAAAAACCGGATACTGTTCCAAAATTTGGAACGTGGCCATACGTTGACTGAGGCCCGCGTCCTGAAAATACTTCTGTAGAGCTTCGGCTAGCGTTCCCGGTTTTCTCTGAAAAAAACTCATGAGATCCCTCCGCATCCGATTTTTTCCCGTACTCAGCCATCCAGCAGTAAGTTTCCTCCCTGACAGAAAAAACGGGTTAAGCGTCCGCCGGAAAAGTCTTGGCCTTCATCTAAATCGGTAGCAGAAAAAATTACCTGACCGCCGGTGAGCAGCCCCTGGAGAAGATATTGACGGCGGTTTCGGTCCAGTTCTGAGAAAACGTCATCGAGAAGAGCGATTACGTCACGTTTTTTTACTTCTCTCATAACCGCCATTTCCGCAAGTTTCAGGGCTAGGGCCAGCGTCTTTTTTTCCCCTTGGGAGGCGAAACTCTTAAATTCTTTTCCCTCGTTGAAAAATATCGGCTCATCACGGTGCGGTCCTACCAGCGTCATGCCCTTTTCCCTCTCTTCCCCTTCGTATCGGGCATAGGCTTCTCTTAGATCCCGCTCGACCTCGACCCCGATTCCCGGCTTCGACGGCTCATATTCTACTCCGACTTTCCCCTTTCCACCAGCCAATCGAAAATATACTTCCGCCAAGTGGGGAGCCAAGGCTCGCAGATAGTGTGTTCTCCCCCGGATAATCTTTCCTCCGGCTTCAATCAACTGTTCGGTATAGACCAAAATCAGATCCTTGTCCGCCCGTTCTCTAAGCAGTAGGTTCCGGCGGAACAGGGCTTTTGAATAACGGACTCCCCACATTTCGTGAGCTGGATAGATAAAACCGATAGCCTGATCCAGAAAATCGCGTCTCAACTGGGGTGGGCCATCCACGATATCAATATCGTGGGGGAAAAATCCGACCAGCCAAATGGTATTTCTTTCCCCCCGGCGTGGTTCCTCACAACCATTCCATTTCCACTCTTTACGTTTTCCCATCCGAATGATCAGTTCACGGGTAAACGTTACCGGGCCGTCGACCACGGACGCTCCACAATAGGCCTTTTCCTCGCCCCAGTGGATCAGATCGCTGTCTATCGCCCGGCGGGGAGAAGTCCGGCGGGATATAAAGTATAACGCTTCCAGAAAATTTGTTTTCCCTTGAGCGTTATCCCCAATCACCATCGTTGTCCCGGGATATAAGGAAACCTGTAGCCGGTGAAAATTCCTCCATTGCAACAGCCGTATTTCACTAAAATGCATCTGCTCGTTTCCCCGCTATGATCCTTTAATCTCCCCGTCTTCCTCAGAGCGAAGCGGCATCAAGATACACTCATACTCGTCACCGCTTCCGCCGATCCGGGTCGGTGTAATCTCTCCGGTGATCCCCAACTCGATCATCTCCCAGGGCGCCGCTTTGATCGCTTCCAGGAAATATCGAATATTATAGGCTATTTCCAGTCTTTTTCCTTCGACCGATGCTTCCAATTCATCACGGGCTTCTCCCAGTTCCGGAGACTGAACGACAAATTCAAGTCTCTTCTCTAGAACCTTCATTCGAACAACACCGAACTCTTCGATAAAAACTACCGACACCCTTTCCAGAACGGCAATCAGGCTGTCCCGGGATACTGTAATCCGGGTGATGCTCTCCTGGGAAAGAAATTCACGGTATTGGGGAAATTCGCCCTCGATCAAGCGGGAAAACAAAGCCGACGTACCACACCGGAGCAACACTCTCCCATGTCCAAAAAACAGTTCTGCCTCTTGATCCTGAATCATCCGGATCATCTCGACAGCAGCTCGCACCGGAACTAAAAACCGCTCAAACTGGCCTTCCTCTATGCCCTCAGCCGGCAATCTAGCGACGCTCAACCGGTGACCATCGGTCGCAACCAAGTTTACAAACCTGTTCTCCAATTCAAAAAGAAGGCCAGTCAAAGTCGGTCGCATCTCATCACGCGAAACAGCGAAATAGGTCCTGGAAATCGCCTCCCGCAACGCCATTCCACCCATTCGAACAGCTCCGTCTTCGGGATAAGGGGGGAAAACGGGAAAATCGGCCGCCGGGTATCCGGACAGCCGATAATAGCTCTTCCCCGCCTTGATCTCCAGTACCGAACCAGGTAGAGTAGTCATTTCCAGTTCTGTTCCTTGCGTTCCACGAACAATATTCCAAAATATCTTCCCCGGAAGGACAACCTGGCCCCCTTCCACAAACCGGGCCGCGCATTCGGCATGAATTCCCATCTCCAGATCCGTCGCCGTCAATCGAGCCTTCTCTCCTTCGCCTTCCAAAAGAATTCCAGAGAGAACCGGCAGCACCGCTC
The Atribacteraceae bacterium genome window above contains:
- the recF gene encoding DNA replication and repair protein RecF (All proteins in this family for which functions are known are DNA-binding proteins that assist the filamentation of RecA onto DNA for the initiation of recombination or recombinational repair.) → MHFSEIRLLQWRNFHRLQVSLYPGTTMVIGDNAQGKTNFLEALYFISRRTSPRRAIDSDLIHWGEEKAYCGASVVDGPVTFTRELIIRMGKRKEWKWNGCEEPRRGERNTIWLVGFFPHDIDIVDGPPQLRRDFLDQAIGFIYPAHEMWGVRYSKALFRRNLLLRERADKDLILVYTEQLIEAGGKIIRGRTHYLRALAPHLAEVYFRLAGGKGKVGVEYEPSKPGIGVEVERDLREAYARYEGEEREKGMTLVGPHRDEPIFFNEGKEFKSFASQGEKKTLALALKLAEMAVMREVKKRDVIALLDDVFSELDRNRRQYLLQGLLTGGQVIFSATDLDEGQDFSGGRLTRFFCQGGNLLLDG
- a CDS encoding DUF721 domain-containing protein, which translates into the protein MSFFQRKPGTLAEALQKYFQDAGLSQRMATFQILEQYPVFFPELATFSRPADYREGVLFLVVTDPLYTLEIQKRIPEVIQIYRFRGLPIERVKISCSD
- the dnaN gene encoding DNA polymerase III subunit beta, with the protein product MKVVFKGKELFGAMGKVIRGVMNRAVLPVLSGILLEGEGEKARLTATDLEMGIHAECAARFVEGGQVVLPGKIFWNIVRGTQGTELEMTTLPGSVLEIKAGKSYYRLSGYPAADFPVFPPYPEDGAVRMGGMALREAISRTYFAVSRDEMRPTLTGLLFELENRFVNLVATDGHRLSVARLPAEGIEEGQFERFLVPVRAAVEMIRMIQDQEAELFFGHGRVLLRCGTSALFSRLIEGEFPQYREFLSQESITRITVSRDSLIAVLERVSVVFIEEFGVVRMKVLEKRLEFVVQSPELGEARDELEASVEGKRLEIAYNIRYFLEAIKAAPWEMIELGITGEITPTRIGGSGDEYECILMPLRSEEDGEIKGS